TTCTAAGGGGATGTTATTAAAAATATCCACATACAAAATGGCTATAATCTTGATTCTTATGTAGAAGGTACTATATAAATAATGAATTAATATCAGTGACATGATGCAGCTGGATCATAATTGGCAGTGTCATTTCTGGGTAAaatattgagtttttaaaaaaaattataggaaTAAAATAGTTAGCTTGCAAAAGTAAGTTTATTGAAGCACAGAAACAATTAGAGCAAAGTTGTCATTTCAACTTTTCCAGAGCATTCTAATAAGAAAAGAAGAGGATGCAGGAAAATTGATTAGTCATCTATTTCTGGATGGAAACTCTTCCTTGAAGTTATCCAGAAAGATGGCTAGACTGATGCAATTTCTTCATTTGTGTCCTTTAGTATTTTTCTCTGAAAGACACACGCTGAGCTGGAAATTGCTTATTTAACTTTCACCTCAGAAATGTTGCTAACTTGAGATGAGACTACTTTGCCATCCACCATCTCCTCTACGATGGTCTTGGTCACTCTTGTCTTGCTTGGATCTGAAAATCAGAGAATCACAGTATCAGTCTGGAAACTATCCCAGCAACACAGATCAAAATAAATTCAAGTGCATTCATTGAGTATTAAGTATGTTTTCTCTGCATAAGAATATGTAAATAATagtatacatttttttatatgACAAGCAAAGCATACCTTTACTTTTAAATCATACAGTTATCATGACCCTTAAATGTCTACCTCTTCCTTGGCCAGAATAACTTCCAGACCTTGAGTCACCAGTTGACAGATCCCTGGAGCCTGTGTTTCTGGATCCCGTGTTTCTGGATCCTGAGTTTCTTGAATCACCTCCTCCAAAACCAGAAccactggagaaaaaaagaactgttTCCCTCTGTAGCTTACAAAGGCAGGAGAAACCCTGTGTGCAGAGAGCTCTCCATGATGAAAGGAAATGTCTTTTGACTGGACTGTGTCATTGCAACTTTATAAATACAAGCCCAGCCCCATCCCCCCTTTTGGTTTCATAGCATAAATACACCAAGGCACACATTTCAGCACGTTCATGGCTTTCATTTACCCTCCCTCTCCATCGAGCAGGCGGCGGTAGGTCTCAATCTCCCTCTCTAGGCGGGTCTTGATGTTCAGCAGTTGCTCATATTCTGAATTCTGGCATTCCATCTCACTGCGGATCTGGCAGATTTGCTCTTCCAGGCTGCTGATCTGCATCTGGATTTCTGACAGCTGAGACATGTAGCCAGCTTCTGTGTCAGCCAGGGTCCCTTCCAGGGAGCTTttctaagagaaaaaacaaataaaaaattcacgatgaaaatgaatcatagaacgatttaaaaaaatgcaaaattttataAAGTACTACAAGtacaccttcaccaagtcacaGCCTATATTGTTATATCACTGGTCCCTCAATTTTTGTTGGCATTGCATTTTTTTTGCACTACATCTTTTATGGAAATAGAGTATGGTATCTTTAGCTGGAATGGTTTATGCTTGCTGCAAACATAATAAGGTCCTCCATAGTACTgcttttattatgtgccaggtggTTCTATCTTGGCAAAGAGAAAGCAGAATCGCTTAACTCCCTATTGGAGATTTTGAAAAGCTGTTTGCACAGACCATGGCCATTTGGGACTGAAGCTCAATCTCCAGGGCTTGCAGAGTACGTCTCAGTTCTGTTATCTCATTCTTGGCGGAACTGGCTGCACCGGCATCAGTAGAGATCTTTGCTTGCAGTGATGCGCTCTAAGTAGGAATAAAATGCAGTCATTGTGGGGTGTGAAAGGGGCCGAAGAGGCTTGTGTGTGGGGAGCTCGGATGCCCGGGAGTGATCACCTACCTGCTTGTTGAACTGCTCCTCAGCCTCCCGGCGGTTTTGCTCAGCCAGCTCCTCATATTGTGCCCTCATGTCATTCAGTAACTTGGTCAGGTCAGTTCCTGGGGCTGCATTCATTTCTACGGTCACGTCCCCTCCCGAGCTTCCTTGCATGCCCTTCATTTCCTGGCAAGAAGGAAAAACGCCATGgtgattaaaaacagaaaagcagagaTTTCCTAAAATGTGCATAGCCAACAGAAAGTTGAAACTAGGTCACTGAAGGGGAAAAGTCTCCACCAAATTCAGACATAATTGgctcattattttctttcctgttcACAGGAGTTGGAAATCCACTCagcatttgttctatttttttaggACGGATTGGGGGAAACACATAGGCCAGAGTCATTTAATAATGTGGAACATGTTTCTACCTCCTCGTGGTTCTTCTTCAGGTAGGCCAGCTCCTCCGTGAGGCTCTCGATCTGCATCTCCAGGTCGGAGCGAGTCATGGTCAGGTCGTCCAGGACCTTCCGCAGGCCATTGATGTCGGCCTCCACGCTCTGCCGCAGGTAAAGCTCATTCTCATACCTGGAAGGGTCAGTGGTAATTCAGTACACTTCAAAGAGCACGTCCATTCTTACATATTTAAGAATAAGTTTTCTCCATAGAGTTCTTTGATACAAAGGAATGCTACTAACTTTTCTCTTAGGAATTTTTCCCCTGTAAAGAAAAATATGAGCCTAATGTTAATTCTATTGATGGCtaattttttaataacaaaaatttcattcttaaattgcctctttttatttcttgttggtGTTATGATGGTTCTTGAAGTTCACTCGTGGGAAGTTTATGAATTTAGGCTTGATCCTCTAAgagatttgtttttaaagtttaaaataaattaagcaaatggattggattttatttttcctacaaCATTTGTTTTCAAGCCTTCATTTTTCTTACTTCAGTCTGAAGTCATCAGCAGCCAATCTGGCATTGTCAATCTGCAAAAGGATCCCAGCATTTTCAACAGTGGCCGTCATGATCTGGAACAGACAATAATGAATGAATCATGAAGGCTTTTTTACCTTGTGTCTGCACCCCACCTGTGAGAGTAGATATCTCCTCAATTAGCTTGTAAATGTGAATTGCTTTGAAAACTTGCTTACTGCAAAAAGCTATCAGTTTACACATTCACTGGAATAGGCATGGAACATTATTTTACTCAGCCCCCTGCATATCTCCACTGCTTTAGAAGATCAGTTATTCTGAGCTCTTTCAGAAAGAAATCCATTTCAGAAtggatttctcttaaaaaaaagtccttaaaaatatatttcccatACAGCAGTGGCTAAACATTTTAGATTTCATTACATTCCCATGCAATATTTACACCAGATTTTCTAGGAAGAAAAACAGTCACAAAGACTATTTAAATCTAGCAAGACACTAAAATATGTTAACCTGCCAAATTAATCATGAAAATACTTAGATTAAGCTAGTGTTGACTCATTGCCATCATCCATAGAAATTTTGCTCTTATGTAGAAATACTCAAATTTGAGATGCAAACAGGAAATTAATATGGCTGGATGTCATAGACAGAACTGTCATATTCAAAACACACCAAGTCCTATTTTATGTATACAACAAGcaaatatgttttcaaataattCCTTGACATAAAATCTTCATTAAAGTACATGAtctgaaaaaaagcaaaagatacagaaataatggAAACTCAGCAATGGATAGTGTCTCACCTTATTCCTGAGATCGTCAATTATTGGATAGTATTTGCTGTAATCCCTTCCAGATCCACCATCTCCAGACCCAGAC
The sequence above is a segment of the Manis pentadactyla isolate mManPen7 chromosome 4, mManPen7.hap1, whole genome shotgun sequence genome. Coding sequences within it:
- the KRT24 gene encoding keratin, type I cytoskeletal 24 isoform X2; translated protein: MSCSSRVSSSRAGGSSSVRVSAGGSGFSSGSRCGLGGGSARGFRGGAGSCGLSGGSGGSFGSSLGGGFGSCSIGGGFGGASVSGAGFGGGSGFGGGSGFGGSSGFGGGSVFGGGSGMGGGASGGFYSYGGGMGGGMGGGMGGGDAGIFSGGEKQTMQNLNDRLANYLDKVRALEEANTDLEHKIKEWYEKFGSGSGDGGSGRDYSKYYPIIDDLRNKIMTATVENAGILLQIDNARLAADDFRLKYENELYLRQSVEADINGLRKVLDDLTMTRSDLEMQIESLTEELAYLKKNHEEEMKGMQGSSGGDVTVEMNAAPGTDLTKLLNDMRAQYEELAEQNRREAEEQFNKQSASLQAKISTDAGAASSAKNEITELRRTLQALEIELQSQMAMKSSLEGTLADTEAGYMSQLSEIQMQISSLEEQICQIRSEMECQNSEYEQLLNIKTRLEREIETYRRLLDGEGGGSGFGGGDSRNSGSRNTGSRNTGSRDLSTGDSRSKQDKSDQDHRRGDGGWQSSLISS
- the KRT24 gene encoding keratin, type I cytoskeletal 24 isoform X1, which encodes MSCSSRVSSSRAGGSSSVRVSAGGSGFSSGSRCGLGGGSARGFRGGAGSCGLSGGSGGSFGSSLGGGFGSCSIGGGFGGASVSGAGFGGGSGFGGGSGFGGSSGFGGGSVFGGGSGMGGGASGGFYSYGGGMGGGMGGGMGGGDAGIFSGGEKQTMQNLNDRLANYLDKVRALEEANTDLEHKIKEWYEKFGSGSGDGGSGRDYSKYYPIIDDLRNKIMTATVENAGILLQIDNARLAADDFRLKYENELYLRQSVEADINGLRKVLDDLTMTRSDLEMQIESLTEELAYLKKNHEEEMKGMQGSSGGDVTVEMNAAPGTDLTKLLNDMRAQYEELAEQNRREAEEQFNKQSASLQAKISTDAGAASSAKNEITELRRTLQALEIELQSQMAMKSSLEGTLADTEAGYMSQLSEIQMQISSLEEQICQIRSEMECQNSEYEQLLNIKTRLEREIETYRRLLDGEGGGSGFGGGDSRNSGSRNTGSRNTGSRDLSTGDSRSGSYSGQGRDPSKTRVTKTIVEEMVDGKVVSSQVSNISEVKVK